The Dama dama isolate Ldn47 chromosome 25, ASM3311817v1, whole genome shotgun sequence genome window below encodes:
- the LOC133046572 gene encoding MICOS complex subunit MIC10-like — MSESELSRKWDRCLADAVVKIGTGFGLGLVFSLTLFKRRMWPLAFGSGMGLGMAYSNCQHDFQALYLLHGKYVKEQEQ, encoded by the coding sequence ATGTCGGAGTCAGAGCTCAGCCGGAAGTGGGACCGGTGTTTGGCGGACGCCGTCGTGAAGATAGGTACTGGCTTTGGATTAGGACTTGTTTTCTCACTTACCCTATTTAAAAGAAGAATGTGGCCATTAGCCTTTGGCTCTGGAATGGGATTGGGAATGGCCTACTCCAATTGTCAGCATGATTTCCAGGCTCTGTACCTTCTACATGGAAAATATGTCAAAGAGCAGGAGCAGTGA